In Geminocystis sp. NIES-3708, a single window of DNA contains:
- the panB gene encoding 3-methyl-2-oxobutanoate hydroxymethyltransferase has translation MKVTIQNLQQWKQEKRPIVSLTAWDYAIAQLLDQAGIDLILVGDSLGMVALGYSSTLPVTLEDMIHHTKAVCRGVNRALVVVDLPFLTYQTNITQAIQSAGKIIKETNAGAVKLEGGYPAMIDTVSRLTEIGIPVMAHVGLTPQSVRILGYKQQGKTIEAQEKILNQAIALEQAGAFAIVLEHITKNLAIQITKTLSIPTIGIGAGNHCDGQVLVTADLLGLSEKLPPFAKPYANLRQNILDSVTHFSEDVKSRQFPES, from the coding sequence ATGAAAGTTACCATCCAAAATTTACAACAGTGGAAACAAGAAAAACGCCCTATTGTTAGTTTAACTGCTTGGGATTATGCCATCGCCCAATTATTAGATCAAGCAGGAATAGACTTAATTTTGGTAGGGGATTCTTTAGGCATGGTAGCTTTAGGATATTCTAGCACCTTACCCGTTACTTTAGAAGATATGATCCACCACACAAAAGCGGTGTGTAGAGGGGTTAATCGAGCCTTAGTAGTGGTTGATTTACCTTTTTTGACTTATCAAACCAATATCACTCAAGCTATCCAATCTGCGGGAAAAATCATCAAAGAAACCAACGCAGGAGCAGTAAAATTAGAAGGCGGTTATCCAGCGATGATTGATACCGTCAGCCGTTTAACAGAAATTGGTATTCCTGTCATGGCTCATGTGGGTTTAACACCTCAATCGGTGAGAATTTTAGGCTATAAACAGCAGGGTAAAACCATCGAAGCCCAAGAAAAAATCTTAAATCAAGCCATAGCCCTAGAACAAGCTGGAGCATTTGCGATTGTATTAGAGCATATTACCAAAAATTTAGCTATTCAGATCACGAAAACCTTATCAATTCCCACCATCGGTATTGGTGCAGGAAATCATTGTGATGGACAAGTATTAGTAACGGCGGATTTATTAGGATTATCAGAAAAACTACCACCTTTTGCGAAACCTTACGCCAATTTACGTCAAAATATTCTTGATTCTGTAACTCATTTTTCTGAAGATGTTAAATCTCGTCAATTTCCTGAGAGTTAA
- the ilvN gene encoding acetolactate synthase small subunit: MKHTISVLVEDEAGVLTRIAGLFARRGFNIESLAVGPAEQVGISRITMVVPEDEDTIEQLTKQLHKLINVIKVTDITKIPCVERELMLVKVSANTNTRGEVLQIAQIFRARVVDISDDSLIIEVVGDPGKMVAIISMLSKFGIKEIARTGKVALVRESGVNTEYLKSLETKV; the protein is encoded by the coding sequence ATGAAGCACACTATTTCTGTATTAGTAGAAGATGAAGCAGGGGTTTTGACGAGAATTGCTGGATTGTTTGCCCGTAGAGGTTTTAATATTGAAAGTCTAGCCGTAGGACCTGCAGAACAAGTTGGTATTTCAAGAATTACAATGGTTGTCCCTGAAGATGAAGATACCATCGAACAGCTAACAAAACAGTTACATAAATTAATTAATGTGATTAAAGTGACTGACATTACAAAAATTCCTTGTGTAGAAAGAGAATTGATGTTAGTTAAAGTCAGTGCCAATACTAATACTAGAGGAGAAGTTTTACAAATCGCTCAAATTTTCCGAGCTAGGGTAGTAGATATATCTGATGATAGTTTAATTATAGAAGTAGTAGGCGATCCGGGTAAGATGGTAGCTATTATTTCTATGTTAAGCAAATTTGGTATTAAAGAAATTGCTCGTACAGGAAAAGTAGCATTAGTGCGTGAATCTGGAGTTAATACCGAATATTTAAAATCTTTAGAAACGAAGGTTTAA
- a CDS encoding hemolysin family protein has product MLSLFLIVIIVLLGSAFCSFAETVLLTISEIKVKQWAQSKKPAALALLHIKKKMNRPIATVVMLNNIFNIVGSIIIGSLATQVLGNHLLGVFSALLTFLIIIFGEILPKTIGQRYAENFALLLALPIKFLTFLFIPLVWLIEKVTEPFTQGKVLPTTNEMEIKLLTNIGSHEGVIEADEAEMITRVFHLNDLSAADLMTPRIIITYLKGDSILKDCQDIIINSEHSRILVIQESIDDVIGIGFKNELLTAIIQGRQEEKIANLVRSANFVPETIKADHLLKQFQEIRQHLMVVIDEYGGVSGVVTLEDVLEVLTGDIVDETDKIISLREIAKKKRERLLISKGIEEIEH; this is encoded by the coding sequence ATGTTATCCCTTTTCTTGATCGTTATTATCGTTTTGTTAGGTTCTGCTTTTTGTTCTTTTGCCGAAACAGTATTGTTGACTATTTCTGAAATTAAGGTTAAACAATGGGCTCAATCTAAAAAACCTGCGGCATTAGCATTATTACACATCAAGAAAAAAATGAATCGACCTATTGCAACGGTCGTTATGCTTAATAATATTTTTAATATTGTTGGTAGCATTATTATTGGTAGTTTAGCTACGCAAGTTTTAGGTAATCACTTGTTAGGTGTTTTTTCTGCATTATTAACTTTTTTAATTATTATCTTTGGAGAAATATTACCGAAAACTATTGGTCAAAGATATGCTGAAAATTTTGCTTTACTTTTAGCTTTACCTATAAAATTTTTAACATTTTTATTCATTCCTTTAGTGTGGTTAATAGAGAAAGTAACTGAACCTTTTACTCAAGGAAAAGTTCTCCCAACTACAAATGAAATGGAGATAAAATTATTAACAAATATTGGTAGTCATGAGGGTGTAATTGAAGCGGATGAAGCAGAAATGATTACCCGTGTTTTTCACTTAAATGATCTTTCGGCGGCTGATTTGATGACTCCCAGAATTATTATTACTTATCTTAAGGGAGACTCTATTTTAAAAGACTGTCAAGATATTATTATTAATTCTGAACATAGTCGAATTTTAGTAATTCAAGAGTCTATTGATGATGTAATTGGCATTGGTTTTAAAAATGAATTATTAACGGCAATTATTCAAGGAAGACAAGAGGAAAAGATAGCTAATTTGGTGCGTAGTGCTAACTTTGTACCCGAAACAATTAAAGCTGATCATTTATTAAAACAATTTCAAGAAATTCGTCAACATTTAATGGTGGTAATTGATGAATATGGAGGAGTTTCAGGTGTTGTCACCCTTGAAGATGTTTTGGAAGTTTTAACGGGGGATATTGTCGATGAAACTGATAAAATTATTAGTCTGAGAGAAATTGCT